Proteins encoded within one genomic window of Minwuia thermotolerans:
- a CDS encoding O-antigen translocase: MSEPGTQDKSLTMSAEHKDSFRTILRSSSIIGGSTLINIFFSLIKMKVAALLLGPVGVGLIGTYQNLIQTASILAGLGFDGAGTRQVAAARVEEGSKRLALSRLSLLWGSMGLAIAGGVVFWLLSDSIAHLVFGDSQAAGDITWLALGVALSVAAASQLAYLKGMRMIGDLARVNIITGFIATVLGIIAIFLWRNSGVTVLVLLVPLTTFVTGYYFVARANRTLAKIPRPACIELAAEFRGLTLLGIAFMLSALAMTGAELAVRSMVQQRLGEEALGQFQASWSIGMIYLAVILGALATDYYPRLTGIINDRQAANRTINQQSEAVLLLCAPLLLGVLSLAPWVVRLLYSVEFVPAVDILHWQLLGDTLKILNLPLGYVVIAKGAGRIYIVIQALGAGTLVGITYLGLPWIGVAATGVAFIAMYVVVLPLNLIAARYWLGFRWSRSVKLQASVLTLGAVTLVALGNVSDLAAAIAGVPLSIAFAGYALLRLSRVADVGGPVARFIRLSRSIRNRIA, encoded by the coding sequence GGCACGCAGGACAAGTCGCTGACGATGTCTGCAGAGCACAAAGACTCGTTTCGCACGATCCTACGATCGTCCTCGATCATTGGTGGCTCAACGCTGATCAACATCTTTTTCAGTCTGATAAAGATGAAGGTCGCTGCCTTGCTGCTCGGTCCGGTTGGGGTTGGCCTCATTGGTACCTACCAGAATCTAATCCAGACTGCTTCGATCTTGGCGGGACTGGGGTTCGATGGAGCGGGTACACGTCAAGTCGCCGCCGCGCGAGTTGAAGAAGGGAGCAAAAGGCTCGCACTTAGTCGCCTTTCACTCTTATGGGGATCGATGGGTCTGGCCATAGCTGGAGGCGTGGTCTTCTGGCTGCTCAGCGACTCGATTGCGCATCTGGTTTTTGGCGACTCGCAGGCGGCGGGCGACATCACCTGGCTTGCCCTTGGTGTGGCCCTGAGCGTCGCCGCTGCATCGCAACTGGCCTATCTCAAGGGCATGCGAATGATCGGCGACTTAGCGCGCGTAAATATCATTACTGGCTTTATTGCCACAGTGTTGGGAATTATTGCGATTTTCCTATGGCGGAATTCTGGCGTTACGGTATTAGTGTTGCTCGTGCCATTGACTACTTTCGTTACAGGATATTATTTCGTCGCCCGCGCTAACCGAACTCTCGCAAAGATACCGCGGCCAGCGTGCATCGAGCTGGCGGCCGAATTTCGTGGCCTCACATTACTCGGCATCGCGTTTATGCTAAGTGCTCTGGCCATGACGGGCGCTGAACTTGCGGTGCGCAGCATGGTGCAGCAACGATTGGGGGAAGAGGCGCTAGGACAGTTCCAAGCCTCGTGGTCGATCGGAATGATCTACCTCGCCGTCATCCTTGGCGCGTTAGCAACTGACTACTACCCGCGCCTGACCGGTATCATCAACGACAGGCAGGCGGCGAACCGCACTATAAACCAACAATCCGAAGCTGTGCTGCTTCTATGCGCGCCATTGCTTTTGGGGGTGCTTTCGCTTGCGCCTTGGGTGGTTCGCCTTCTCTATTCTGTAGAATTCGTACCTGCGGTGGATATCCTGCATTGGCAGTTGCTCGGGGATACGCTGAAGATCCTCAATCTGCCCTTAGGCTATGTCGTCATTGCTAAAGGAGCGGGTCGAATCTATATCGTCATTCAAGCCCTTGGGGCCGGGACGTTAGTCGGTATCACCTATCTTGGCCTTCCGTGGATAGGAGTCGCCGCTACTGGCGTGGCCTTTATTGCGATGTACGTCGTCGTTCTTCCGCTGAATCTGATCGCGGCGCGCTACTGGCTTGGGTTCCGATGGTCGCGCTCGGTCAAATTGCAGGCCTCTGTACTGACTCTGGGGGCCGTCACGCTTGTGGCACTCGGTAATGTTTCAGATTTGGCCGCTGCTATTGCAGGCGTGCCCTTGTCTATCGCATTTGCAGGCTACGCGCTCCTTCGGCTCAGCCGGGTGGCGGATGTTGGTGGGCCGGTCGCGCGGTTCATCAGGTTGTCGCGTTCGATACGGAACAGGATAGCTTAG